A portion of the Marinobacter alexandrii genome contains these proteins:
- a CDS encoding SDR family oxidoreductase has translation MENKKVALITGASSGIGKEFAKLHAEQGGDLVIVARSEDKLNHLKDELESKSNVKVTVISKDLGTENATQEIYDQVKALDIEVNYLINNAGFGGVSKFHERDIKDDLAMINLNISALTALTHHFLQDFVKRDEGKILNVSSTASLLPGPLQAVYYATKAYVSSFSNALAEELHDTNITVTNLMPGATETDFGKISGMDKTELFKNTASAKTVARDGYNAMIKGKLDLISGLSTSQKIMMSMVPLTPKKVLLSQIRKMQEVKD, from the coding sequence ATGGAGAATAAAAAAGTCGCGCTTATCACTGGAGCATCTTCCGGAATAGGAAAGGAATTTGCTAAACTGCATGCGGAGCAAGGTGGTGATTTAGTCATTGTCGCCAGAAGTGAAGACAAACTAAATCATCTGAAAGATGAGCTAGAAAGTAAAAGCAATGTAAAAGTCACGGTCATCTCCAAGGACCTAGGCACTGAAAATGCTACACAAGAAATCTATGATCAAGTCAAGGCACTTGATATTGAAGTGAATTATCTAATAAACAATGCCGGCTTTGGTGGTGTAAGTAAATTTCATGAACGAGATATAAAAGATGATTTAGCTATGATTAACCTCAACATATCAGCTTTGACTGCTTTGACTCATCATTTTCTTCAAGATTTTGTGAAAAGAGATGAAGGAAAAATTCTGAACGTATCCTCTACTGCAAGCTTATTACCTGGTCCGTTGCAGGCTGTATACTACGCCACTAAAGCATATGTAAGCTCCTTTAGTAATGCATTAGCTGAAGAGCTCCATGACACTAACATAACTGTAACTAATCTCATGCCTGGCGCAACAGAAACTGATTTTGGAAAAATTTCTGGTATGGACAAAACTGAGCTCTTTAAAAATACTGCCAGTGCAAAAACAGTGGCAAGGGATGGATACAATGCCATGATTAAAGGTAAGCTTGACCTGATTTCAGGACTAAGTACTTCTCAAAAAATCATGATGTCAATGGTACCTCTTACTCCAAAAAAAGTGCTACTAAGTCAAATCAGAAAGATGCAAGAAGTCAAAGACTAG
- a CDS encoding MBL fold metallo-hydrolase yields the protein MKIFKRIMLVVISAILLIVVSVFIFFRTAPQIGGKPKGERLERMKKAENYEKEIFKNTVETNMDMPLKDLRKVLAHYLFADKSGKSPKKAIDTEPFSADSFLAIDTSKIVVTWFGHSSILIRIDGMTILIDPVLVGKRASMFSFMGPERFDYEHHIEIDELPEIDAVIISHDHYDHLDYPTILKLKDKIKRFYMPLGIGAHFEKWGVPSENIFELAWWDEIELNGLKMALTPTRHFSGRGLGDRFQTLWGSWVIIGKNKKLYFSGDSGYFPGFKEIGKKYGPFDLTFMECGAYNESWSEIHMFPEETAQAHLDVKGKLLMPIHWGKFDLSIHPWKESVNRLSAKAQEENIELFTPEVGEMIVLSDSLEFDAWWKEVE from the coding sequence ATGAAAATATTTAAACGAATCATGCTTGTAGTTATATCCGCCATTTTACTGATTGTGGTGTCAGTATTTATCTTTTTTAGAACAGCACCACAAATAGGAGGTAAGCCAAAGGGTGAACGCCTTGAACGAATGAAAAAGGCAGAAAACTATGAAAAGGAAATTTTTAAAAATACAGTAGAAACGAATATGGACATGCCACTCAAGGATTTGAGGAAGGTGCTAGCTCATTATTTGTTTGCCGATAAGTCTGGAAAATCTCCTAAAAAAGCAATAGATACAGAACCCTTTAGCGCTGATTCATTTTTGGCTATTGATACAAGCAAGATAGTCGTGACATGGTTTGGACATTCTTCCATTCTAATCCGTATAGATGGAATGACTATCCTTATAGATCCTGTGCTTGTAGGGAAGCGTGCCTCTATGTTTTCTTTTATGGGCCCAGAAAGATTCGATTATGAGCATCATATCGAGATTGATGAATTGCCTGAAATTGATGCGGTTATTATTTCTCATGATCATTATGATCATCTGGATTACCCGACCATTTTGAAATTAAAAGATAAAATCAAGCGCTTTTATATGCCATTAGGAATAGGTGCTCACTTCGAAAAGTGGGGAGTGCCTTCTGAGAATATTTTTGAATTAGCGTGGTGGGACGAAATTGAGCTAAACGGCTTGAAGATGGCACTTACACCTACGCGTCACTTCTCTGGTAGAGGTCTGGGAGATCGTTTTCAAACACTGTGGGGGTCTTGGGTGATCATCGGCAAAAACAAGAAACTCTATTTTAGCGGGGATAGTGGATACTTTCCTGGGTTTAAAGAAATAGGAAAGAAGTATGGTCCATTTGACCTTACCTTCATGGAATGCGGAGCATACAATGAGAGCTGGAGTGAAATTCATATGTTCCCTGAAGAAACAGCACAAGCGCATTTGGATGTAAAAGGAAAACTTTTAATGCCTATTCATTGGGGGAAATTTGATTTAAGTATCCACCCTTGGAAAGAGTCTGTAAATAGGTTGAGTGCCAAAGCTCAGGAAGAAAACATCGAATTATTTACCCCAGAGGTGGGGGAAATGATTGTGTTATCTGATAGTTTGGAGTTTGATGCATGGTGGAAGGAAGTAGAATAA
- a CDS encoding TetR/AcrR family transcriptional regulator, which produces MTEKQEKILNAALVLFAEEGYKSTSTSKVSKKAGVSEGLIFRHFGSKEGLLDAILNLGEERAKELFADVITESDPKELLRKYIAIGPNMSKNKEAVDFWKLQFKIKWELEMYGEHKMESIREALVRAFKALRFNNPEEEANLLLTLMDGIATRFMLQGDFDLTGTTEFLKQKYKL; this is translated from the coding sequence ATGACTGAAAAACAAGAGAAAATATTGAATGCTGCATTAGTCCTGTTTGCAGAGGAGGGTTATAAAAGCACTTCCACTAGCAAAGTGTCTAAAAAAGCAGGTGTTTCGGAAGGATTGATTTTTCGCCATTTTGGAAGCAAAGAAGGTTTGCTAGATGCCATTCTCAATTTAGGAGAAGAAAGAGCCAAAGAACTTTTCGCTGATGTCATTACGGAATCTGATCCGAAAGAACTGCTCCGCAAATACATCGCAATTGGTCCAAATATGAGTAAAAATAAAGAAGCAGTTGATTTTTGGAAGTTGCAGTTCAAGATCAAGTGGGAACTTGAAATGTATGGAGAGCACAAAATGGAATCTATTCGAGAGGCCTTAGTCAGAGCCTTTAAAGCACTTAGATTTAATAATCCTGAAGAGGAAGCTAATCTACTGTTGACACTAATGGATGGGATAGCTACTCGATTTATGCTTCAGGGTGATTTTGATTTGACAGGAACTACTGAATTTTTAAAACAGAAATATAAACTTTAA
- a CDS encoding FtsX-like permease family protein, with amino-acid sequence MNKRMHNPPKLAEKLLRRLIRSSFREEVLGDLKEDFFRVIDEKSLWAARCTYWYQVFNYIRPFALNKPMKLNQLTMLRHYIKISWRTIVRNKAFSAIEIGGFAVGISACILIFLYVNDQTGYDKHYENKDRVYRLVNQWSEEGEVGRWSNVHGPLKEVLEDNIPEMELVARTVFWSWGDAGANNIRKSEAPYNHYEEGFFYADPELLDILEIPMVYGRSKTALSEPNSMVISRTKAELYYPNEDPTGRLMVLNDNLESTYVIGGVMEDFPSNSHLQGDFILTLEDRKSGPGTSGWCCTNYNMYARLLANTNKEEVEDKTAVLRNTYVLDQLKERGDSGIEEMAKYQSYYLQSVEDIYLNPEEVWDDLSHGSQELVWIFGFIAGIILLLACINFVNLATAKSIKRAKEIGLRKVVGSFQSNLIYQYLAESCVYCLMAIIVGLGLSWIALPFFNELAGTSIGMPWLSSWFIPLLLLTALVIGLLSGIYPAFYLSRFKPVEVLKGQAVKGSKASFFRNAMVVFQFTATVILIVGALVTRQQFQLIMNKSLGYNKDQVINIMGLESMNESEIASFKQELQRLSVVEKATLSDYLPVEGGAIQNRGYWIESRRQLDNGLEAARWVVDEDYIHTMEMEIIQGRGFLQGTVDDESIIINERMAELLGLKEPLGKVIIDMFDETYTVVGVVKNFHFQSILDFIEPLVMVKGRGISTLSVKINSEDAMAAMEEITTIWESFNAHQALRFSFMDQRFERMYDGLNRAKTIFIIFAALSILVACLGLFALSIYMIDQRGKEMSVRKVLGASIGRVFAMLTFDFLKLVLISIMIAIPIAWYLMDLFLEDMVHRVELSWIIFAISGAIAIAIAFGTISFESIKAALANPIKKLRSE; translated from the coding sequence TTGAATAAGAGAATGCACAATCCACCCAAGCTTGCTGAAAAGCTTCTAAGGAGGCTGATAAGGTCCAGTTTCCGAGAAGAAGTCCTAGGTGATTTAAAAGAAGATTTCTTTAGAGTAATTGATGAAAAATCACTTTGGGCAGCTCGATGTACCTATTGGTATCAAGTATTCAATTACATAAGACCTTTTGCACTGAACAAACCAATGAAATTAAATCAACTAACAATGCTTAGACATTACATCAAAATATCTTGGAGGACAATTGTAAGAAATAAAGCATTTTCAGCAATAGAAATCGGTGGGTTTGCTGTTGGTATATCTGCATGCATTTTGATCTTTCTCTATGTCAACGATCAGACAGGATATGATAAGCATTATGAAAACAAGGATAGAGTTTATCGCTTAGTCAATCAATGGTCTGAGGAAGGTGAGGTTGGACGCTGGAGTAATGTTCACGGCCCTCTAAAAGAGGTGCTGGAGGATAATATTCCTGAAATGGAACTGGTGGCGCGAACGGTCTTTTGGAGTTGGGGAGATGCCGGAGCGAATAATATTCGAAAATCAGAAGCTCCATACAATCATTACGAGGAAGGGTTCTTTTATGCAGATCCAGAGTTGCTAGATATTCTGGAGATACCGATGGTTTATGGAAGAAGTAAAACGGCACTTTCAGAACCCAACAGTATGGTTATCTCAAGGACTAAAGCTGAACTATACTATCCTAACGAAGATCCTACAGGACGTTTGATGGTGCTAAATGACAATCTGGAGAGCACTTATGTAATTGGTGGTGTGATGGAAGATTTCCCATCAAATTCACACCTTCAAGGAGATTTTATTCTCACACTTGAAGACAGGAAGAGTGGCCCTGGAACAAGTGGGTGGTGCTGTACGAACTATAATATGTATGCAAGACTTCTTGCCAATACGAATAAGGAGGAAGTAGAAGACAAAACAGCAGTACTCAGGAATACCTATGTGTTAGATCAGCTCAAGGAACGAGGTGATTCAGGGATAGAAGAAATGGCTAAATATCAATCGTACTATCTGCAGTCTGTAGAAGATATTTACCTCAATCCTGAAGAGGTATGGGATGACTTGTCTCATGGCTCACAAGAATTAGTATGGATTTTTGGTTTTATAGCTGGCATCATTTTGCTTCTTGCATGTATAAACTTTGTAAATCTTGCTACTGCTAAATCTATTAAACGAGCCAAAGAAATTGGACTGAGAAAAGTTGTAGGATCCTTTCAGTCAAACTTAATTTATCAATACCTCGCTGAGTCGTGTGTTTATTGCCTGATGGCAATTATCGTAGGCTTAGGATTATCTTGGATAGCCTTACCCTTCTTCAATGAGCTCGCTGGCACTTCTATAGGTATGCCATGGCTGAGTAGTTGGTTTATTCCTCTCTTACTTCTAACAGCATTGGTGATTGGGCTATTATCCGGCATTTATCCAGCATTCTATCTCTCAAGATTCAAACCGGTGGAAGTTTTAAAAGGTCAGGCTGTAAAAGGAAGTAAAGCTTCTTTTTTTCGCAATGCGATGGTTGTTTTCCAATTTACTGCTACCGTAATCCTGATAGTTGGTGCGCTCGTCACTCGTCAACAATTTCAGCTAATTATGAACAAATCCCTTGGATACAATAAAGACCAGGTGATTAATATCATGGGACTAGAGTCAATGAATGAAAGTGAAATAGCTTCTTTTAAGCAAGAACTCCAAAGACTTTCGGTAGTTGAAAAAGCGACCTTATCAGATTATTTACCAGTTGAGGGAGGAGCTATTCAGAATCGTGGATACTGGATTGAAAGTCGTAGGCAACTAGATAATGGACTGGAAGCAGCGAGATGGGTTGTAGATGAGGATTACATCCATACAATGGAGATGGAAATAATTCAAGGCAGAGGCTTTCTTCAAGGTACAGTAGATGATGAATCCATCATCATAAATGAACGGATGGCCGAACTACTAGGATTGAAAGAGCCATTAGGGAAGGTTATCATAGATATGTTTGATGAAACATATACGGTTGTTGGAGTCGTTAAAAATTTCCATTTTCAATCAATTTTAGATTTCATTGAGCCTTTAGTCATGGTGAAAGGAAGGGGCATCTCGACTCTTTCAGTAAAAATAAACTCAGAAGATGCGATGGCAGCAATGGAAGAAATTACCACGATTTGGGAGAGCTTCAATGCGCACCAAGCACTTCGTTTTTCTTTTATGGATCAACGATTTGAAAGAATGTACGATGGCTTGAATCGAGCAAAAACCATTTTCATCATATTCGCCGCATTGTCAATTTTAGTTGCTTGCTTAGGACTCTTTGCACTATCAATTTATATGATTGATCAGAGAGGCAAAGAAATGAGCGTACGTAAAGTTCTAGGTGCTAGCATAGGGAGAGTTTTTGCAATGCTGACTTTTGACTTTCTGAAGCTTGTACTGATTTCAATTATGATCGCGATTCCAATTGCTTGGTATTTGATGGATCTTTTTCTTGAAGATATGGTACACAGAGTGGAACTGTCATGGATCATTTTTGCAATATCCGGTGCAATAGCTATCGCCATTGCTTTTGGTACGATCAGCTTTGAATCAATAAAAGCTGCGCTGGCCAACCCCATTAAAAAGTTGAGGTCAGAGTAG